Proteins encoded within one genomic window of Candidatus Eisenbacteria bacterium:
- a CDS encoding MFS transporter codes for MARPAEREGRYAWGVLLVLTAVYVLNYLDRQILSILAEDVKRDLDLTDAQIGFLYGTAFAVFYAVFGLPLGRLADTWTRTRVITWGLSVWSLMTAASGLARSFGQLAAARFGVGVGEASANPAAFSLIADYFRPERRATAMAVYQTGLYIGSGLGLGIGGLVVHAWDVAWAGTTAPLDLRGWQVAFFVVGVPGLLLAPLVRRLAEPERGALDGVPAPNAAHPLRDALRELGAVLPPFTLAHLWRVGSGPRLPARNLTVAALLAFAAWGLTAALGNPVQWIALGVGIYAATSWAQALRVRDPASFALMFEARAPRLAALGFAFIAAVGYGVNFWTAPFFIRVHGMEKATAGVTLGLVHALGGWLGVVAGGVIADRWRRRTPEGRIYTTMLAASLPVPFAIAMLRAPATSVALACYALWSVFAGCWGGAAVAVVQDLVLPRMRGTAAAVYLLLATFVGLAVGPYAIGRISQAIGDLGLAMQMGLVWDGVALVCLAAAARHLAADEAGRIARARAAGEAIA; via the coding sequence ATGGCGCGGCCCGCGGAGCGCGAAGGACGGTATGCTTGGGGCGTCCTTCTGGTGCTGACGGCGGTCTACGTCCTCAACTATCTCGATCGGCAGATCCTCTCGATCCTGGCGGAGGACGTGAAGCGGGATCTCGATCTGACGGACGCGCAGATCGGGTTCCTGTACGGGACGGCGTTCGCGGTCTTCTACGCGGTGTTCGGGCTGCCGCTCGGGCGGCTCGCGGACACGTGGACGCGGACGCGCGTCATCACGTGGGGGCTGTCGGTGTGGAGCCTCATGACGGCGGCGTCGGGGCTCGCGCGCAGCTTCGGGCAGCTCGCGGCGGCGCGCTTCGGCGTCGGCGTCGGGGAGGCGAGCGCCAACCCGGCGGCGTTCTCGCTCATCGCGGACTACTTTCGACCCGAGCGGCGCGCAACCGCGATGGCGGTCTACCAGACCGGGCTCTACATCGGATCGGGGCTCGGGCTCGGCATCGGCGGGCTCGTGGTCCACGCGTGGGACGTCGCGTGGGCCGGGACGACGGCGCCCCTGGATCTTCGGGGCTGGCAGGTCGCGTTCTTCGTCGTCGGCGTGCCGGGGCTCCTCCTGGCGCCGCTCGTGCGGCGGCTCGCCGAGCCCGAGCGCGGTGCTCTGGACGGCGTTCCGGCGCCGAACGCCGCGCATCCGCTGCGCGATGCGCTGCGCGAGCTCGGCGCCGTGCTGCCGCCGTTCACGCTCGCGCACCTCTGGAGGGTGGGCAGCGGCCCGCGGCTACCGGCGCGCAACCTCACCGTCGCGGCGCTGCTCGCGTTCGCGGCGTGGGGCCTCACGGCCGCGCTCGGCAACCCCGTGCAATGGATCGCGCTCGGCGTCGGCATCTACGCGGCGACGTCGTGGGCGCAGGCGCTGCGCGTCCGCGATCCGGCGAGCTTCGCCCTCATGTTCGAGGCGCGCGCGCCGCGCCTGGCCGCGCTCGGCTTCGCGTTCATCGCCGCCGTCGGCTACGGCGTCAACTTCTGGACGGCGCCGTTCTTCATCCGCGTGCACGGCATGGAGAAGGCGACGGCGGGAGTGACGCTCGGTCTCGTCCACGCGCTCGGCGGATGGCTCGGTGTCGTCGCGGGCGGCGTCATCGCCGATCGCTGGCGGCGGCGTACCCCCGAGGGACGCATCTACACGACCATGCTCGCGGCGAGTCTCCCGGTGCCGTTCGCGATCGCGATGCTGCGCGCCCCGGCGACGTCGGTGGCGCTCGCCTGCTATGCCCTCTGGTCGGTGTTCGCCGGGTGCTGGGGCGGGGCCGCGGTCGCGGTCGTGCAGGATCTCGTGCTACCGCGCATGCGGGGCACCGCGGCGGCCGTCTACCTGCTGCTCGCGACCTTCGTCGGGCTCGCGGTGGGACCGTATGCGATCGGTCGCATCTCGCAGGCGATCGGCGACCTCGGTCTCGCGATGCAGATGGGGCTCGTGTGGGACGGCGTCGCGCTCGTGTGTCTCGCCGCCGCGGCCCGCCATCTCGCCGCCGACGAGGCCGGCAGGATCGCGCGCGCCCGCGCCGCCGGCGAAGCGATCGCCTGA